From Phragmites australis chromosome 5, lpPhrAust1.1, whole genome shotgun sequence, a single genomic window includes:
- the LOC133917867 gene encoding uncharacterized protein LOC133917867 — MPVAIPEVSPALPSPPPWSPVLIPVACAIVQPCHRHDMIHCDLKPENFLFANKKEKSLFKVIDFVLSIFFKSIESPQLRSFPDLGELSYRNAVIELSFGFDDLYILPHSVYIPLLGAPCILSTYSSTNSMPHPPDALRDDQNALEQNVEDMASMTISLSQLHSLDMNNRMHLDVSLGSLLCYAMERLGFTMIGQKVKRVHEGRYRAYVEFGGGGFAVYGNVMDLPFLARDSALVYALRYLEEIYGVDIIDVNYEDYII; from the exons ATGCCTGTCGCCATCCCTGAAGTGTCACCAGCCCTCCCATCCCCGCCACCTTGGAGCCCCGTCCTCATCCCTGTCGCCTGCGCTATCGTGCAGCCCTGCCACCGCCACGACATGATCCACTGTGACCTTAAGCCCGAGAACTTCCTCTTCGCAAACAAGAAGGAGAAATCACTGTTCAAGGTCATTGACTTCGtcctctccatcttcttcaagtCCATTGAGTCACCCCAATTGAGATCATTTCCAGATCTAGGAGAACTTTCATATCGAAATGCAGTTATTGAGCTTTCATTCG GATTTGATGATCTTTACATCCTGCCCCATAGTGTCTACATCCCGTTGCTTGGTGCCCCCTGCATCCTCTCGACATATTCCTCTACGAACTCGATGCCCCACCCTCCCGACGCCCTCAGGGATGATCAAAATG CGCTTGAGCAGAATGTGGAGGATATGGCTTCAATGACTATCAGTCTGTCGCAGTTACATTCACTTGACATG AACAATAggatgcatttggatgttagcttgGGTTCACTCTTATGTTATGCCATGGAGCGGCTGGGTTTCACAATGATTGGCCAAAAAGTCAAGAGAGTTCATGAAGGTAGGTATCGGGCTTATGTGGAGTTCGGTGGAGGAGGTTTTGCTGTTTATGGAAATGTGATGGATCTGCCCTTTCTTGCTCGAGATAGTGCGCTCGTTTATGCACTACGCTATTTGGAAGAGATATATGGAGTTGATATCATAGATGTCAACTATGAAGATTATATAATTTGA